AGAAAACCGGAAACATCACTGCAACTCAGCTCaaggtctctctctcttttcgtcttccccttttttttctttttcttttaaaggctTAGTATAAGTGATCAACTTAATTAATCatcttataattattaattataatgatGATCAGAGTGCTCTTGCTGTTGGTAACCTTGAATTCCCTCTCTCTGTTGTCCAACAAATGATCAGGTAATCCACTTCTCAACACTCTTCTTTAATCTCTCGTTTAACACAAATCAATTGGTTTaacaaaattcatttatttttgtggtgCAGGATGTATGATTCTGATGGGAATGGAACTATGAGTTTTGATggtgaatttcaattttttgtgtTCAAGTCTTAGACTTTTGAAAtgggttttgtttattttttcctgatttgatcaaattttctttctttttctatatgcAGAATTTGTTGGgctaaataaatttcttttaaaggtTTGTGCTTGGATCATGAATTGTTCATTTCAAGAAGTAAAAAGCTATGCTTTTGTGTGTTATGCTCATATCTAGTTTATGAAAAACTTCTGTGGTGCCTGTATTTGAATTTTGTACTTATTTGTTTTAGTCTCTTTGCAGGTTCAACAGGCATTCTCGGATCTCCAGAGGTAAATTTAGTGCTTTTGtgatatgaattaaaaattgattgttCTGTTCCAGTTTTCATGATTTGGTGCATTGACATAGTGGAATTCTAGTAGTGTTTCTTCACTTTAAGTGGCTCTATTACATGTAtgtttctagccatataaaagCTTACAAATAAGAATAGATAggatttttatctttgtttctaCATTAATGCTGAATTCCTTTGGTAGAGGCTGAAACTGAATGCGCATTATTGTTTGGTTCTGTAGTTGTTTTAGTATGGTTGGTCGGCAGTTCTGGCCACCAGATTGTGTTATATTTGGTTGCTATCTGGTCATTGTATAGTAACAAGATTTTTCAGATTCATGTACTTTTAGCAACTTTGAGCTTCTCCGGTTCTACAAAATCTGAGCTTCTGAAATTTGATGCTTGAGTCAATGCTTTATATATCTGCAATGATGAGCAAATGCTTGAACACTTCTCCTATTTCCTGTTTCTGTCTTCCAAAGTTGGAAATGGTTGGATTTGCTTGTGTAAAAATATCTAACTAGTCTTTACTTCTGTCTTGTTGTTACAGGGGCCGTGGATATCTTGTGCCTGATGATGTATATGAGGTAGTTtgtgaaagaatatttttagCTGTGACTGGGCAACTGTAGTTTTAAATGCTGCTGTcctgttgaaaataaatttctatgTTTGTTAACAGTTTACCTCAGCGTGGTTTTCATGCTTCTGTTTAGATTGTTCTTGTTTCAAGAGATATTTGAAATAAAGAGCATGTGTTTCCTCAGACTCTATCCTCGTCTTTGTTTCTTAACTATCTGGTTTCTCAAGACAGAAATTTGTTTGCAGGGATTGGTGAAAATTGGTTTCTCACTGGACTCTCCTTCTTTTTACACAGTCTGTGAGGTAAGGCTATTTTCACTTATATTTGGGGTAAGATCATAAATTTCTGTCACAAAGATATACCGCATGCAACCTTTCATTCTTTAAAGATCTGGCTTGATGTTTGCATGCTTGTATAcagattttattattaaattcaacaaaCCATTTGCCTGGTCCTCCGTGATATAACACAAACACACGCACGCACTTACAAATGTTTGAAACCCTGTCAATGGCTAAGATAATCCTAGCTAGGCAACAGTCAAGCTTTTATGATATAGTTACTAATACCAAAATGTGAACTCTGCCCTTTGTTGCTCAGAGCTTTGACCAGAAGAAGAACGGCAGAATTCATCTTGATGACTTCATATCTCTCTGCATCTTTGTACAGTCTGCTCGGTGTGTGTCCCCTCAATTGTTTATGTTGCATGATTTAGATTGAATAGTCTACATTAAGCTCTTACAGGATAActtctcatttcttttattgCAGGAatcttttcaattcttttgaTACAACAAAACAAGGCAGAGTTACTCTTGATTTCAATCAGTTTGTGTATTGTAGTAAGTAAAAACTAATTCAATTTGAACTTAACTACTTGATACCATGGTGCAATTTGTTAAAGTTAGTTTCTCTGTCTTGCAGCTGCGAATTGTAGAATATGAAATCACCAGCAGTGCTCTAGAGCTCCTAGTGGGTTCGTACGAACAAGTTAATAATGATTTTCGTACGAACAagttaataatgattttttaagcaGGATTGCATGGTCGTGGTCTTCAACAATGTAAAAAATTGTGGTCTTAGGTACCAAATTCTCCTCCATAGTGTTTATTTTTCGGACGAGGCCATTGTCAATTATATTCTTATGTATTATTGAATTTACATTTGTTGCTAATGTAATTGCTTGGAAGGTTTTTAAATAAGATGAATCACAACATAGTTCCTTCAGATTGGCATGATATTCACCAACATCCTCCATTTAAAAACTAAGGACTTcatgaatcattttcttgacAATGATGAAAGAAATGTGCAAAATTAAGcgcaaaaaaattatttgtttgtgCTTTCATCTACAAGTCTTATGCCACAAATCATGAATGCAAATTAGTTTCTTTTTGTCAGCAtgataaaatctgaaaataatGTGTTCATAACTCAGTCATTTCTTTGGCACAGCTTTGACCAAGAATCATGCAAAATCATAATCCAACAACTGTAAGCAGGTTTGGGAAGAGGCTCCCCAGAGCCCAAACTCTAAATTAAATGGTGCAATTGCCCTTGTGTGTGTTAAGGCCTTTGTTATCCTTGGCGCATGTTTGGCTTCCACCGAAGAACCAAGTCTCTAGCTGAAACTGTTATCGCATCACTACATGATAAAAACACCACTTGATCATCTAAACTATGTAATCTCCTCAAGTGACCAGTATTAGCATCCATCTTGAATACCTCAAAGCCACTTGTTTTAGTGTACTCCCATTGGGAAGACTTATCACTTAACGTAACATCCCCAATTCTAATAGTTAACAACTAACAACCATTCACCATGGCTTGATTCCCCTGGATATGGAAATTAATACACTGACTCCTTCAAGGATCCCGAATTCGTATTCATTGCACAAAGATTCATACTTCCCAAGCATTTGAtgtcaaattcaaatttaaactcATTTCTTGCTCTGCCAGCTTATAGGTGAAACTTTTTATCTGCTCAATCCCACGACATATCCAGGCATACAGGTTTCCTACTTTCCTTTGTCAAAGTTGTCTGAGTACTgtcttgtcttttttctttcaatatgaTACTGCTCCATTGTTTGTCTCCTAGTCTACAGACTTACAAGCACCTAGTGCAGCAATGGTACAGTTTGAGACGTTCGATCTTGCTAAAGAAAGATGAGTCAATATTACATGCTCGACGAGCATGGTTTTACAGGAACAAGTATAAGATCGATAGATGCCGGCAAAGGAAGGTGGAAGATAACTCCTGAGACTGGATTGAAGAGTACGTGTATTTCAAGTAGTGGTTGTCCGTCAATAATTATCAACCAACCTTCGGAAGATCCAAAACAAGAGGCACCATATAATTACAATTTCCTTAGGCAGCTTGAGCTTATGCTTACCTTCCAAAAGGTCATGATTGCTGAAGCAGGTGCATCCTCGCTAATGGCTTATGGGATTTAAgttaaaaagtaatataaaatcatttttaaaattttatctaaaaatttaagttattgagttgagtTGATTTTCTGATAAAGTATTAGAGTCTTGTTAATCAAGAAGTTActagttcaaatctcaccacttttattttaataaataaaaattcagcataatataataatgtaaatttatgtAAGTTTCAAGCATAAAAAGCTTTCATTTAAAAGGGTAtgctagagaataatataaaactattcttGCAACCTCATCTAAAGTTGaggtaattttttcatattttttattggttgtaATTGAGTCTTGATCTAGTCCAGGCTCCTCTTGTGAGCAAAAGTTGAGCAGTTTCAATCAAAGTTAAGAATATGCTGTTTGTCTGGCTTTCACCCCACAGCTGCAACAAATGACGAGGACAAATATGCAGATAACaggctaaaatatattttgttactTCTTTCAAAGAAATAGCCAGgtttttctttcattcaaaATCGCAATATGCAAAGTAAATGTATAGGATAAGACCGGGAATATACAAGACATTGaagtttttttgctcaaaatGTATTCAACAAAGAGTAGTTGTGTTCCCAGTTGCATGCAGAGATAACTCCTTCCATTGGCAAACTATGTTGTGAGCACTGTCAAAGACCTAAGAGAAATAGGGCAGTTTCAGCTTTTGCTGCGCATAACCAAACTTGAATGTACTGTGTACTTCCTGAGAACTCCAGTGAGTTTCCCAGCTCCAGCATTCTGATGGAAACTAACCATCATTCTTGAGCATTCCCTATTGGCATGTAAGAGCAATAACTTCATCAGTGTGCTAGTTTAGACCCAAAGTTGAAATAATGAAGGATGTAAAATACTCACAAAAGCTGATCTTCTGTGTAGCTGGTATGCCACTCGCTGGTCTTAGACCATTGCTTAAACCAGTAGAGACTACACTGAGCAGTGTAAATTGCTGCAGCAGCAAGTAAAGATGGGGGAAACTTAAGCATCTTGTACTCGACAAGGCACAGCTCAATGATGAAGAAGGAGAGAAGCTCAAGCTGTTCGATTCACAACTTtatattatggaaaaaaaattcaaatcttcccaagaatttttatttctgtAAAAACCATTACTCACTACTCACGGCACCTTACCTTCTTGTCAGATAATGCTGCCTTAAGAAATCTCTTCGTGAACATACAAGGGGCAGGGCACAGACATATCAAATTGTGAAGTATTCACCATTAATTTTATGAGTtcggtaaaaataaattttataggtTGAAATAAGTCACGATAAAATCCATATATTGCCTATCTTTATACATAATCCATCACAATCAggaggggtgagcaaaaaaaccaaaaaaccgattaaatcgagaaaaccggaaaaaaaataactgaaaaaaccgaaccgtaaaaaaaatcgattaaaccgattaaaattttgaaaaaaccgaccggttcgatttcagttttataaacccgaaaccgaaaaaaccgaaccgaacccaaaccgaaaaaatagagtcaaaccggtttgaaccggtttttgtcctaaaaaaccgaaccgaaatcggtcggtttgaaccgattttggtttttttaaaaaataatttcagtttggttactttttttgataaaaactgaaccgaaaataatcacccctactaTCGAGAGGGTAATATTTTAGATTGATGGCATTTTTAATAGATTTCACTGGTGCAAAAGAGATCAAAAACTTAGTAGACTAACACGGTAGTAATATTTTAGTTTActtcattaaataaaacatgCTATTTTGCAAAAGCTATAAACAAGTttaaggaaataattttttaatacatattaaaatacCTCAATTTTCTTGTAGTGATCATAAATATCCTCTATATACTCAACAACAGCCAATGGATTTTTTCACCCCACTGTTGAACAATGATACAAGCAGATTATGTAACAATCCTAACTTTTGAAACAATATACACAGATTCTAGGATAAGAAGACGAAAATCCAaggaattatttaaaaaaaaaaaacaaatcatgaattaCTCACCTAATGAAATGAGTTCAGattatacaatttaaataataaataatatattacaccaaagttaaactaaataaatttacacATACAAGacacatttcaaaaataataaaccatagttttaaagCTTGATATTtaggtgtgtttggtattaaggttgttgttgtggttgttgttttaaaaaaattgttttataaaaagtacttttagttgaggttggtttggaaaaatatatgtttggttaaaactgtggttgaacaaaaagtagtttaatgtgtttggttaaaaaaatgtttttcaaattgatgttataaaataattaatatatatatatatatattaatgatttttaatttaaatattgtagatttaactactgttattacatcatgaaataaataatattgatatcaaatattttttattattccattaaactatgtacaatgtcatcacatacgaaatctatccaacaaggactatattttccatggtttcttaagcgcgcaacaacaaaaactgaatttttttttaactgggtcggactaggcaagaacataattggaattacgatcaaattccacaaatgctacgtcatcatgcgatatctttctaatttatgtagtgttattaaataagtacgagtaaatttaattcaccgtaaactaatttaaaaaaaaacaaaaaaaatattgttcacgttcacgtgaacaatgcgagtgaaatcaattaactgcactgattttttaggaaaaaaaaataaactaaacttttcgcactagtttttcaaaaaaaaaaaactgttcacgtgaacagtgcgagtgaattaatttacTCGCACTGTCAGTGAAGCCATGCTCcactattcattaaaaatacCCACGAGCAGCATCAAATGCTGTTTCTCCCAATCTTGCGGCACGACAACAAAAGTTGGTGGGTCCTACCaagcaaaatcatttttttttgctttaccAAACATTGATatgtgtggttgcgggtgaacctcacccgcagctACATTACCATTCACCCGCAGCTATATTTCCAAACAGTCTTAAAGTCGGGTTACAGTTCaactttaaaagatatttttttaaaaataaattaaaataatatttttctaataaaaaataataaattaataatgatgTTTTGATTGGATTAATAGTTCTTTTCCTAGGTCCACGTGGGCTGGCAactgcaaagaaaagagaacaggTAAATAACTCGTCATTAACTTTATGTCCCAGTCAAATCGATCATTAATTGATCGATTACCTCAACTAGTAGTAGGTTGATGAGAAATCAGTCAATTGGTCCACGACAGCAGCAGGCAGCCTGAGCTGGCTCCCATTAAAGTCTACGTACTCCAACTTTTCATTGACCCCATGATGCCAATCAAGCAGGACTTTGGAATTAATTGGCGTTATGGAGATGAAAAGTCAAAAGGTCACTGCATGCTTTTGTCGACAAACCAAGCGGGAACCAGTCAGACCACCCCTCTGTACTCACCAAAAATGGTATCAGGAGGTTagttttttatgtgattttaagTTTGAGTCTTGTGATTTAATTTTGTGGTCGTTCATACGATGGTTactggagacttatatggtcgttaactttatggctcgtggaattagtcgaggtgcacgcaagctgacccggacacccacgttaaactaaaaaaaaaatgggaagaGAAACACAAAAAAGGGTTCAACATTGCAGCTAATTAAGTCATGTTCGGTAGTGATGTTGAATctacttttgttattttaatttttttaatggttttaatgtgttaatgttagaagtaatttttaaaaaataaaataaaaaatttattttaatatactttcaagtaaaaatatattttaaaaaataatatttatcacactttcaaacaccctTTAAATTTACAGAGAGGACATGGGGCGTGGGGCGTGTAGTTGTACATGCTAGATAATGGAACCTATTCATGCATTGTTTAGTTTAATTCAagagatatttaaaaatatttcttaatgaGATATGATGATCTATACAATAGCGTGGTATAATGAGGTTTTTTacccatcaaaatattaatattcactaaaaatactataattataaaaaaacaatcaaaatatttaatttttattcaaccaTGTATTCACTAATCATAActctttatatgaaaaaattaaaaccaaataactagaaaatcataataatatagaatggaaaaataaaagaaaacaaaactaaatgaaaaactCGTAGACTAGTGTTTCCAATTTTTATTTCCGGTCGAATTAGTGTTCCTTGCAATAATTCTAAATTACATAAcacacttttatttttgttgggaGGCTTGAACTAATGCCCTCTGATGAAACACGTCATCACATGATCATAAAGTGCATAACAAATATGTATATTCTCgaccaaaaataaagaaaagcaaTAATGTACACTCATCaagtttttcaattataattcaCGTGGGATAATTGAGTTATTCcaatcttaattaaatataattttaattatccacaataaacaaaaataagataggtatagtaaaaattaatttttaaaattatttttgcttgaaaatattctgaaataatatatatatttttatattaatatattagaatgattataaaaaattaaaattttttcaaaaacagacATAAAATCAAGACAACTTTGACGCTTTAATgtgacaaatatatatttaatgtgaCAGCTTTAATtgcatcatttaatttaaatggataataataataataataataataataatatgggggtgttatttgcatgaaagTTAGGATTTATGAAAAAAGTGagtaaaaaagtaataatttagggacccatatatatatatatatataaagaagcaAAGTGGGGTAGGCTTGCAGCTGTGGTGCTGTATGATCTATGGACGTAGATAGGACCGAAAATTTACACGTGAAAACGCGTCACATTGTCTAAAAACCGCGTCAAGACTTTTAACTGTTTTTCAAATCCCTTTTTACTAGGTTTTTCCCCACTCTGTAACCCCTGAAAACCCGCGAAACCTATTTGCATACCGTTAATCTCACTCCAAAGAGAGAGACTCATCGggttccatgtttttttttaattgccctTCAATAATTAtggaatattattttatgataaaacaaatcattaagaAATCAGCCTAATGTGATATTAAGATAACAAGATGGTTCAGTAGTAAGAATTTGagatcaagagatttgctttctatgtgatttcaggttcgagccctgtggttgctaatatgatggtcactggaggcttatatggccgttaacttcagggtctgtgaaattagtcgaggtgcccACAAGgtggcccggacatccacgttaataataaaaaaaaaataacaacatcaatttttttcttctataaaagTACcagaccaaaaaaaataaaaatctgattttctgtatcttttttttttcaaaacttaaaaatttattctaaaattatctaaaaataattttattttacttatatttttgctttttatttttcaattaaacacgtttttatatctatcccattcacattaattatttgtttatatcaAACCATTTTATATCTATCCCATTcacattaattatcataaattaaacacgtttttatatctatcccattcacattaattatttgtttatatcaAACCATTTTAAAGATGCATCTCTTATATCaatatgatatattaaaaataataaattccactaaatattattgatcctaagattttaattaatagCAATATCAATCACAGTCTAATAACATGTGGTAAAGAAATTAATCCTTTAGTTATCACTGCAATTTATTCATGATATTTCactgatgttattttttttttttttaaatgtgatttTAGACCATTTAAAATGGATGTAATAtaccaataaattttaaataaaaaagcttacATTTCATGGGCGCCGTTTATTTTACCTAAAAAGAACTT
The DNA window shown above is from Populus trichocarpa isolate Nisqually-1 chromosome 4, P.trichocarpa_v4.1, whole genome shotgun sequence and carries:
- the LOC18098138 gene encoding uncharacterized protein LOC18098138 isoform X1 codes for the protein MENKTILREWFERVDSEKTGNITATQLKSALAVGNLEFPLSVVQQMIRMYDSDGNGTMSFDEFVGLNKFLLKVCAWIMNCSFQEVQQAFSDLQRGRGYLVPDDVYEVGLVKIGFSLDSPSFYTVCESFDQKKNGRIHLDDFISLCIFVQSARNLFNSFDTTKQGRVTLDFNQFVYCTANCRI
- the LOC18098138 gene encoding uncharacterized protein LOC18098138 isoform X2, with the translated sequence MENKTILREWFERVDSEKTGNITATQLKSALAVGNLEFPLSVVQQMIRMYDSDGNGTMSFDEFVGLNKFLLKVCAWIMNCSFQEVQQAFSDLQRGRGYLVPDDVYEGLVKIGFSLDSPSFYTVCESFDQKKNGRIHLDDFISLCIFVQSARNLFNSFDTTKQGRVTLDFNQFVYCTANCRI
- the LOC18098138 gene encoding uncharacterized protein LOC18098138 isoform X3, which produces MENKTILREWFERVDSEKTGNITATQLKSALAVGNLEFPLSVVQQMIRMYDSDGNGTMSFDEFVGLNKFLLKVQQAFSDLQRGRGYLVPDDVYEVGLVKIGFSLDSPSFYTVCESFDQKKNGRIHLDDFISLCIFVQSARNLFNSFDTTKQGRVTLDFNQFVYCTANCRI
- the LOC18098138 gene encoding uncharacterized protein LOC18098138 isoform X4, giving the protein MENKTILREWFERVDSEKTGNITATQLKSALAVGNLEFPLSVVQQMIRMYDSDGNGTMSFDEFVGLNKFLLKVQQAFSDLQRGRGYLVPDDVYEGLVKIGFSLDSPSFYTVCESFDQKKNGRIHLDDFISLCIFVQSARNLFNSFDTTKQGRVTLDFNQFVYCTANCRI